A region of Aquarana catesbeiana isolate 2022-GZ linkage group LG08, ASM4218655v1, whole genome shotgun sequence DNA encodes the following proteins:
- the LOC141105286 gene encoding uncharacterized protein isoform X1, with the protein MKTGNLATLMFIAAASLLAEVSADDGDQICPHEYYKKHPEAFQKTMKMIKEKGIALDFSKLQSCSENQKCPENRLCCQSPCGMKCMRAVTEENAEEVLNLIQKDVEVQESLEPYEETEDDKKFGMCPENYLRTHPEFKEKMHNKFLKKHKQHQHDGQCNGTDCSEKHKEKYQKHFHKFSAKADCSVDGDCSDQMRCCRTICGKKCMKPVFTEEDYKKSMFGDKYENKQKRDLETQEEKPGSPPGEELDHDHSKCKHGKCHKKRQGHNRDNEEESEEGDEHGRGHGKGSEHGKGPKHGKGCNKGKEHGKGKGKGLQEGKGRKHGKCHGKGRKHGKGHGKGLENDDDDSESHENKGEVEEGAETVREKRLAKFGSDEQNNGNEHRPTNAEGKGNCKGKKKGKGKKNKRGKGKGRGRGEGKGKKEDEE; encoded by the exons TAAGTGCTGATGATGGTGACCAGATCTGCCCACATGAATACTACAAAAAGCATCCTGAAGCCTTTCAAAAGACAATGAAGATGATAAAAGAAAAGGGAATTGCCCTCGATTTCAGTAAACTTCAAAGCTGCTCAGAAAATCAAAAATGTCCAGAAAATAGGTTATGCTGCCAGTCTCCTTGTGGAATGAAATGTATGAGGGCAGTTACTG AGGAAAATGCAGAGGAGGTACTGAATCTAATACAAAAAGATGTGGAAGTACAAGAATCCTTGGAACCATATG AGGAGACTGAAGATGACAAGAAATTTGGGATGTGTCCCGAAAATTATCTCAGAACACACCCAGAGTTTAAAGAAAAAATGCACAATAAATTCCTCAAAAAACACAAGCAGCACCAACATGATGGCCAGTGTAATGGCACAGATTGTTCTGAAAAGCACAAAGAAAAATATCAAAAGCATTTTCACAAATTTTCTGCCAAGGCTGACTGTAGCGTGGATGGAGACTGTTCTGATCAAATGAGGTGCTGCAGGACCATATGTGGGAAGAAGTGCATGAAACCAGTGTTCA CTGAAGAAGATTATAAGAAGTCAATGTTTGGAGATAAGTATGAGAACAAGCAGAAACGAGATCTAGAAACGCAAGAAGAAAAACCTGGCAGCCCTCCTGGAGAGGAACTGGATCATGATCACAGCAAATGTAAACATGGCAAATGCCATAAGAAACGTCAGGGCCATAATAGGGACAACGAAGAAGAATCTGAGGAAGGAGATGAACATGGCAGGGGCCATGGGAAAGGAAGTGAACATGGCAAAGGACCAAAGCATGGTAAGGGTTGCAACAAAGGAAAAGAACATGGCAAGGGCAAAGGGAAAGGGTTACAAGAGGGCAAAGGACGTAAGCATGGCAAGTGCCATGGAAAAGGACGTAAGCATGGCAAGGGTCATGGTAAAGGACTAGAGAATGATGATGACGACTCAGAAAGCCATGAAAATAAAGGTGAGGTTGAAGAGGGCGCTGAAACCGTAAGAGAAAAACGGCTTGCTAAATTTGGATCAGATGAACAAAACAATGGAAATGAACACAGACCAACAAATGCAGAGGGAAAAGGAAACTGTAAAGGCAAAAAAAAGGGCAAAGGGAAAAAGAATAAAAGAGGgaaaggcaaaggaagaggcagaggagaaggaaaaggaaaaaaagaagatgaagagtaa
- the LOC141105286 gene encoding uncharacterized protein isoform X2 has translation MKMIKEKGIALDFSKLQSCSENQKCPENRLCCQSPCGMKCMRAVTEENAEEVLNLIQKDVEVQESLEPYEETEDDKKFGMCPENYLRTHPEFKEKMHNKFLKKHKQHQHDGQCNGTDCSEKHKEKYQKHFHKFSAKADCSVDGDCSDQMRCCRTICGKKCMKPVFTEEDYKKSMFGDKYENKQKRDLETQEEKPGSPPGEELDHDHSKCKHGKCHKKRQGHNRDNEEESEEGDEHGRGHGKGSEHGKGPKHGKGCNKGKEHGKGKGKGLQEGKGRKHGKCHGKGRKHGKGHGKGLENDDDDSESHENKGEVEEGAETVREKRLAKFGSDEQNNGNEHRPTNAEGKGNCKGKKKGKGKKNKRGKGKGRGRGEGKGKKEDEE, from the exons ATGAAGATGATAAAAGAAAAGGGAATTGCCCTCGATTTCAGTAAACTTCAAAGCTGCTCAGAAAATCAAAAATGTCCAGAAAATAGGTTATGCTGCCAGTCTCCTTGTGGAATGAAATGTATGAGGGCAGTTACTG AGGAAAATGCAGAGGAGGTACTGAATCTAATACAAAAAGATGTGGAAGTACAAGAATCCTTGGAACCATATG AGGAGACTGAAGATGACAAGAAATTTGGGATGTGTCCCGAAAATTATCTCAGAACACACCCAGAGTTTAAAGAAAAAATGCACAATAAATTCCTCAAAAAACACAAGCAGCACCAACATGATGGCCAGTGTAATGGCACAGATTGTTCTGAAAAGCACAAAGAAAAATATCAAAAGCATTTTCACAAATTTTCTGCCAAGGCTGACTGTAGCGTGGATGGAGACTGTTCTGATCAAATGAGGTGCTGCAGGACCATATGTGGGAAGAAGTGCATGAAACCAGTGTTCA CTGAAGAAGATTATAAGAAGTCAATGTTTGGAGATAAGTATGAGAACAAGCAGAAACGAGATCTAGAAACGCAAGAAGAAAAACCTGGCAGCCCTCCTGGAGAGGAACTGGATCATGATCACAGCAAATGTAAACATGGCAAATGCCATAAGAAACGTCAGGGCCATAATAGGGACAACGAAGAAGAATCTGAGGAAGGAGATGAACATGGCAGGGGCCATGGGAAAGGAAGTGAACATGGCAAAGGACCAAAGCATGGTAAGGGTTGCAACAAAGGAAAAGAACATGGCAAGGGCAAAGGGAAAGGGTTACAAGAGGGCAAAGGACGTAAGCATGGCAAGTGCCATGGAAAAGGACGTAAGCATGGCAAGGGTCATGGTAAAGGACTAGAGAATGATGATGACGACTCAGAAAGCCATGAAAATAAAGGTGAGGTTGAAGAGGGCGCTGAAACCGTAAGAGAAAAACGGCTTGCTAAATTTGGATCAGATGAACAAAACAATGGAAATGAACACAGACCAACAAATGCAGAGGGAAAAGGAAACTGTAAAGGCAAAAAAAAGGGCAAAGGGAAAAAGAATAAAAGAGGgaaaggcaaaggaagaggcagaggagaaggaaaaggaaaaaaagaagatgaagagtaa